Proteins from a single region of Chryseobacterium sp. T16E-39:
- a CDS encoding copper resistance protein NlpE N-terminal domain-containing protein, which produces MKNLFVAALCASFIGFTSCSTMNKQTSETSTTKVSTFMVGTYSGMIPSGNAKMSTEITFKSDNTFTLAETLPGSTDPMSSTGTWKYDKNSNKVILIYSNIADRVTTFTIVNDKTIQMHAGSAWTKETKGSEYNLVRQ; this is translated from the coding sequence ATGAAAAATTTATTTGTAGCAGCTCTTTGCGCATCGTTCATCGGATTTACTTCTTGCAGTACAATGAATAAACAAACTTCCGAAACCTCAACGACTAAAGTTTCCACTTTTATGGTTGGAACATATAGCGGAATGATCCCTTCCGGGAATGCAAAAATGAGTACTGAAATCACTTTTAAAAGTGATAATACTTTCACATTGGCGGAAACTCTTCCGGGAAGCACAGACCCTATGTCAAGTACTGGAACATGGAAATATGACAAAAACTCGAATAAAGTCATTTTAATCTATTCAAATATTGCTGACAGGGTAACCACATTTACAATTGTTAATGATAAAACAATTCAAATGCATGCAGGTAGTGCATGGACAAAAGAAACAAAAGGATCTGAGTACAATTTAGTTCGTCAATAA
- the ccoG gene encoding cytochrome c oxidase accessory protein CcoG: MSTGTNAEKTIAIENESFRNSVGTMDDTGKRKWVFPRKPKGKYTNYRNYTSYILLALFFGLPFITINNNPFLLINVIDRKFFIVGQPFYLQDFFILALGAVTSVIFVMLFTVVFGRIFCGWLCPQTLFMEMVFRKIEYWIEGDRNKQMKLDRQEWDAEKIRKKGLKWSVFILISLVISHFMFMYIVGYREVFKIMKEGPAEHSLKFIVMLSFTAIFYFTFAWLREQVCTLVCPYGRLQGVLIDKQTINVYYDFKRGENRSKWRNGEDRKLAGKGDCIDCQQCVVVCPTGIDIRNGQQLECINCTACIDACDEVMEKVGLPKGLVRYATESEIENQSKFHFTSRMTITTIFLAILIGFLGFLMYDRGSMEAKFIKPAGSTFFIKNGKITNTFIYTFLNKTNETKVLTIKVTSPKNGEITFFGSDHIILKGDQILKGNINITFPEEEIRFSKQNMVISVFDEKGKIVDTFETTFEGPFKLLL, from the coding sequence ATGAGCACAGGGACCAACGCCGAAAAAACAATAGCCATAGAGAATGAATCTTTCAGAAACTCTGTAGGAACAATGGATGATACCGGAAAAAGAAAATGGGTATTCCCCCGAAAACCTAAGGGAAAATACACCAACTACAGAAATTATACCAGCTATATCTTACTTGCCCTATTTTTTGGACTTCCATTTATTACCATTAACAACAATCCTTTTCTTCTCATCAACGTTATTGACAGAAAGTTTTTTATTGTCGGTCAGCCATTTTATCTGCAGGATTTTTTCATTCTTGCTTTAGGAGCTGTTACTTCTGTCATCTTTGTCATGTTATTCACTGTAGTTTTCGGACGGATATTCTGTGGATGGCTCTGCCCTCAGACCCTTTTCATGGAAATGGTTTTCCGAAAAATTGAATACTGGATTGAGGGTGACCGGAATAAGCAGATGAAATTGGATCGCCAGGAATGGGATGCTGAAAAAATCAGAAAGAAAGGATTGAAGTGGTCGGTGTTTATTTTGATTTCTTTGGTTATCAGCCATTTTATGTTCATGTACATCGTTGGTTATAGAGAGGTTTTTAAAATTATGAAGGAGGGACCTGCCGAACATTCACTGAAATTCATTGTGATGTTGTCTTTTACGGCAATTTTCTATTTTACATTTGCCTGGCTTCGTGAGCAGGTATGCACACTGGTATGTCCTTATGGACGCTTACAGGGAGTTTTGATCGACAAGCAGACCATTAATGTATATTATGATTTCAAAAGAGGAGAAAACCGTTCCAAATGGAGAAATGGGGAAGACAGAAAACTGGCAGGAAAAGGTGACTGCATCGATTGTCAGCAATGTGTAGTCGTTTGCCCTACCGGAATTGATATCAGAAACGGGCAACAGCTGGAATGTATTAATTGTACCGCATGCATTGATGCCTGTGATGAAGTTATGGAGAAAGTAGGCCTACCAAAGGGGTTGGTTCGTTATGCCACAGAATCCGAAATTGAAAATCAATCAAAATTCCACTTCACTTCAAGGATGACGATAACAACGATCTTTCTTGCTATACTGATAGGGTTTTTAGGATTTTTAATGTATGATCGTGGATCTATGGAAGCTAAATTTATCAAACCAGCCGGGTCAACTTTCTTTATTAAAAACGGAAAAATAACCAATACATTTATTTACACATTCCTCAATAAAACTAATGAAACTAAGGTGTTAACAATTAAAGTAACAAGCCCGAAAAATGGTGAAATTACATTCTTTGGTTCGGATCATATTATTTTAAAAGGGGACCAGATTCTGAAAGGGAACATTAATATTACTTTCCCTGAAGAAGAGATCAGGTTTTCAAAACAAAATATGGTGATTTCTGTATTCGATGAAAAAGGGAAAATAGTAGATACTTTTGAAACCACTTTTGAAGGGCCTTTTAAACTCCTTTTATAA
- a CDS encoding MerR family transcriptional regulator, which yields MKINLPDKLYYSIGEVAKAFDVNASLIRYWEQEFPIIKPKKNKKGNRYFTPEDIKNLQIIYHLVKEKGYTLDGAKIALTTNSKISETITLIDRLEFVKAELLKLKDSLVETDSE from the coding sequence ATGAAAATAAATTTACCTGATAAGCTGTATTATTCAATTGGAGAAGTTGCAAAAGCATTCGATGTAAACGCCTCATTAATACGTTATTGGGAACAGGAATTCCCTATTATCAAACCTAAAAAGAACAAAAAGGGAAACAGATACTTCACTCCTGAAGATATCAAGAACCTTCAGATCATCTATCATTTAGTTAAAGAAAAAGGCTATACACTGGACGGAGCAAAAATTGCTTTAACAACCAATAGTAAAATTTCTGAAACGATTACTCTTATTGACCGGTTAGAATTTGTAAAAGCAGAATTGCTAAAGTTAAAAGATTCTTTAGTAGAGACCGATTCCGAATAA
- a CDS encoding SMP-30/gluconolactonase/LRE family protein has translation MKSLFKMSWIGLVLVLLNCQSVNYANMFYHDVKPEKISDQFSFTEGPSSDKIGNVYFTDQPNDKIYYWDWKTNEIKEFLNKTGRANGTHFDEDDNLITCSDDQGEIWKISKDKKVQVLLKGFEGKRLNGPNDVWGDSFGGIYFTDPLYKRDYWVNFKQEITHKSLYYRNKAGKVSKIDTFTQPNGIAGSEKYKKLYISDIDAGKTYVYDILEEGKLSEKRLFCEMGSDGMTLDKHGNLYLTGKGVTVFNRDGKKIYHIPIDEEWTSNVTFGGKHNDVLFITASKSVYTLPTRVKGTK, from the coding sequence ATGAAGAGTCTCTTTAAAATGAGTTGGATTGGTTTGGTTTTAGTACTACTAAATTGTCAATCAGTAAATTATGCCAATATGTTTTATCATGATGTTAAACCAGAGAAGATTTCAGATCAATTCAGTTTTACTGAAGGACCATCTTCGGATAAAATAGGAAATGTTTATTTTACTGACCAGCCCAATGACAAAATTTATTATTGGGATTGGAAAACAAATGAAATCAAAGAATTTTTGAATAAAACAGGAAGAGCGAATGGGACCCATTTTGATGAAGATGATAATCTGATCACCTGTTCTGATGATCAGGGTGAAATCTGGAAAATTTCTAAAGACAAAAAAGTCCAGGTCCTACTAAAAGGTTTTGAAGGTAAGAGACTTAATGGACCCAATGATGTTTGGGGAGATTCTTTTGGCGGAATTTATTTCACCGACCCTTTGTATAAAAGAGACTATTGGGTGAATTTTAAGCAGGAAATCACTCATAAAAGTCTTTACTACAGAAATAAGGCAGGGAAGGTTAGCAAGATAGATACCTTTACACAGCCTAATGGAATTGCAGGAAGTGAAAAATATAAAAAATTATACATTTCGGATATTGATGCAGGAAAAACTTATGTGTATGATATTCTGGAGGAAGGAAAACTTTCAGAGAAGAGACTGTTTTGTGAAATGGGCTCAGATGGAATGACATTGGATAAACATGGGAATCTTTATCTGACCGGAAAAGGGGTGACCGTTTTTAATCGTGATGGGAAAAAAATATATCATATTCCGATAGATGAAGAATGGACTTCTAATGTAACATTTGGAGGAAAGCATAATGATGTTTTATTTATTACAGCTTCGAAATCCGTATATACTTTACCAACGAGAGTAAAAGGAACAAAATAA
- a CDS encoding DEAD/DEAH box helicase, protein MELESIYQKLQIQDMNQMQKSIYKASENKTDIVLLSPTGSGKTLGFLFPVLRNLKKDTSGIQALILVPARELALQIEQVFKAMGTDFKISVCYGGHDKKIEVNNLIEAPAVLIGTPGRVAYHLRNNNFDPKTIQTLVLDEFDKALELGFHDDMEFIIQSLKGLSQRILTSATAMDKIPEFTGLKDEKVIDFLKLGEAKPDIQLRKVMTISEEKLDTLFNLICKIGNKRTLIFCNHREAVDRISELLREKGIDRETFHGGMEQDERERALLKFRNDSARILITTDLASRGLDVPEVESIVHYQLPPKEDAFIHRNGRTARMNAKGFAYLIMTAEENFPFIKSNTPEESLSGFHDIPQKTPFETIYISAGKKDKVNKVDIVGYLIKKGELQKEDIGLIEVKDTTSYVAVSRKKVKILLKKLANEKLKGKKVKMEIAY, encoded by the coding sequence ATGGAATTAGAATCAATTTATCAAAAGCTGCAGATTCAGGATATGAATCAGATGCAGAAATCTATATATAAAGCCTCAGAAAATAAAACCGATATCGTTTTACTCTCCCCTACAGGGTCTGGAAAAACACTTGGCTTTTTATTTCCTGTCCTTCGGAATCTTAAAAAAGATACTTCAGGAATCCAGGCATTGATTTTAGTTCCGGCAAGAGAATTAGCTCTTCAGATAGAACAGGTGTTCAAAGCTATGGGAACTGATTTTAAAATTTCCGTATGTTATGGAGGTCATGATAAGAAAATTGAAGTTAATAACTTAATTGAAGCTCCCGCTGTATTAATTGGTACTCCTGGAAGAGTTGCCTATCATTTGCGAAACAACAACTTTGACCCTAAAACGATTCAAACATTGGTTCTTGATGAATTTGACAAAGCATTGGAATTAGGTTTTCATGACGATATGGAATTTATCATTCAATCTTTAAAAGGTCTTTCGCAACGTATTTTAACTTCCGCAACAGCGATGGATAAAATTCCTGAATTTACAGGCCTGAAAGATGAAAAAGTCATTGACTTTTTAAAATTAGGTGAAGCAAAACCAGACATTCAGCTGCGAAAAGTAATGACCATTTCTGAAGAAAAGCTGGATACCCTTTTCAATTTAATTTGCAAAATAGGAAACAAAAGAACACTGATATTCTGCAACCACCGTGAAGCAGTCGACCGTATTTCGGAACTTTTGCGTGAAAAAGGAATCGATAGGGAAACCTTCCACGGCGGAATGGAACAGGACGAAAGGGAACGCGCATTACTTAAATTCAGAAATGATTCTGCAAGAATTTTAATTACAACAGACCTTGCTTCAAGGGGATTGGATGTTCCTGAAGTAGAATCTATCGTCCATTATCAATTACCCCCTAAGGAAGATGCATTTATCCACAGAAACGGACGTACAGCAAGGATGAACGCAAAAGGCTTTGCGTATTTAATTATGACCGCGGAAGAAAATTTCCCATTTATTAAAAGTAATACTCCCGAAGAAAGTCTTTCAGGATTTCATGACATCCCTCAAAAGACGCCTTTCGAAACGATCTACATCAGCGCAGGAAAGAAAGACAAGGTAAATAAAGTGGATATTGTCGGTTATCTTATTAAGAAAGGTGAATTACAAAAAGAAGACATTGGTTTAATTGAAGTAAAAGATACCACGTCTTACGTTGCTGTTTCCAGAAAAAAAGTAAAAATTCTATTAAAAAAGCTAGCTAACGAAAAGCTTAAAGGAAAAAAAGTAAAAATGGAAATCGCCTATTAG
- a CDS encoding reprolysin-like metallopeptidase, which yields MKFYVLIALSMIPFLGSAQWKRTELRSQSVKKTQEKLQFSGLYTLDVNLLKQTLKNASSRTAKEKGIVISIPGVNGKMERFQVWEYSNLAPELQEKYPDIKSYIGTSTEDHSAYLRFSISPVGFSSMITRSGISEFIEPYSQDRSVYAVFDSKARKNQEIEPFKCSTAEDVGMHSVGNKNHSGNKKAAGFNTFRLAMSCTGEYAQYHLTAAGTPANATDAQKKAVILAAMNTTLTRLNGVFEKDLSVHFNLIANNDTLIFLDAATDPYTNGGPTEAQAQISARIPAQNYDMGHLLDKKNGNGQAGDIGVICNDNAKAGGWTAHNFPEGDKFDIDYVAHEMGHQLGANHTFTLYNGSYTDDSLLEPGSGSTIMAYTGIMGGNSDVQFNSFDYFHAFNVKEIKDVIGGIACGTNVPFADPAPVVNAGADYTIPKSTPFVLKATTTDANNASYTYTWEQMDSGATQTGDVNSLAYAAKPAGPTFRSLPPVSTPVRYFPDFNKVLAGVFSTRWESVSSVARNLNFTCTVRNNHPTAPQTNKDETLITINAASGPFKITAPVFGQSTSSGNAVTVTWDVAGTTQAPVSTANVNIKLSTDGGQTFTTIAANTPNDGSEQITIPAGSTSANAYILIEAVGNIYYAVSPSFVIDYNVTGETCNTYTYNGAAVAITDGPGGSDISSPKVVIPLTVNNTGTITKIKVTPSLAHTNVRDLAIGIESPAGSSALIWNRQCNNRSGITATFSDAGNAVACTSPIQGETLSNESLAIFKGHKAQGEWKLFASDNNKGNTGTINSWSLEVCTRETQTLGLKDASLAKLGDDIKVYPNPSNGNFFVKSRNLSGEVKVNLLDASGRLISSDAYQSNGDFTKEFNLNIPKGVYIININSSKGVYSQKLIIK from the coding sequence ATGAAATTTTACGTATTAATTGCACTGTCAATGATCCCGTTTTTAGGATCTGCACAGTGGAAAAGAACAGAGTTACGCTCCCAAAGCGTGAAAAAAACTCAGGAAAAATTGCAGTTTTCTGGTTTATATACACTGGATGTCAATCTTTTAAAACAGACTTTGAAAAACGCATCATCCCGCACTGCTAAGGAAAAAGGAATTGTTATTTCGATTCCTGGCGTAAATGGGAAAATGGAAAGATTTCAGGTATGGGAATATTCCAATTTGGCTCCTGAACTACAGGAAAAGTATCCAGATATTAAATCTTATATAGGAACGAGCACGGAAGATCATTCTGCATATCTGAGGTTCAGTATTTCTCCTGTGGGCTTTTCATCAATGATTACAAGATCCGGAATTTCTGAATTTATCGAACCCTACTCTCAAGACAGATCGGTGTATGCAGTCTTCGATTCAAAAGCAAGAAAAAACCAGGAAATAGAGCCTTTTAAATGTTCTACAGCTGAAGATGTAGGGATGCATTCAGTTGGAAATAAAAACCATTCAGGAAATAAAAAGGCAGCAGGTTTTAACACCTTCAGATTGGCCATGTCTTGTACCGGAGAGTATGCACAATATCACTTAACAGCTGCCGGAACTCCGGCGAATGCGACGGATGCACAGAAAAAAGCAGTGATATTAGCCGCCATGAATACAACATTAACCCGCCTGAACGGAGTGTTTGAGAAAGATTTGTCTGTACATTTTAATTTAATTGCGAACAATGACACTCTTATCTTTTTAGATGCTGCTACCGATCCATATACTAATGGAGGTCCTACTGAGGCACAGGCTCAGATCTCCGCACGTATTCCTGCTCAGAATTATGATATGGGACATTTGCTGGATAAAAAGAATGGTAATGGGCAAGCTGGTGACATTGGAGTAATTTGTAATGATAATGCTAAAGCGGGTGGATGGACTGCACATAATTTTCCAGAAGGAGATAAATTTGATATAGACTATGTTGCTCATGAAATGGGTCACCAGCTTGGAGCTAATCATACATTTACACTGTATAATGGGAGTTACACGGATGATTCTTTATTAGAACCCGGAAGTGGCTCTACAATTATGGCCTATACAGGTATTATGGGAGGAAATAGTGATGTACAGTTTAACTCCTTTGATTATTTTCATGCTTTCAATGTTAAGGAAATTAAGGATGTAATCGGGGGGATTGCATGTGGTACCAATGTACCATTTGCTGATCCTGCACCAGTAGTGAATGCAGGAGCAGATTACACCATTCCAAAATCTACTCCATTTGTATTAAAAGCGACGACGACAGATGCAAATAATGCCTCTTATACCTATACCTGGGAACAGATGGATTCTGGTGCAACACAAACAGGAGATGTTAATTCTCTAGCGTATGCAGCGAAACCAGCGGGACCAACTTTCAGATCTCTACCACCGGTAAGTACACCAGTAAGATACTTTCCTGATTTTAATAAAGTATTGGCAGGAGTATTTTCTACGCGTTGGGAATCAGTATCCAGCGTTGCAAGGAATCTGAACTTTACATGTACAGTACGAAATAACCATCCTACTGCACCACAGACTAACAAAGATGAAACCCTAATAACTATAAATGCTGCTTCCGGCCCCTTTAAAATTACTGCCCCTGTGTTCGGACAGTCAACCAGTTCGGGAAATGCAGTTACTGTAACATGGGATGTTGCTGGTACAACGCAGGCTCCTGTAAGCACAGCCAATGTTAATATCAAATTATCTACTGACGGAGGTCAGACATTTACAACGATTGCAGCAAATACACCTAATGACGGGAGTGAACAGATTACAATTCCTGCAGGATCTACATCAGCAAATGCTTATATTCTAATTGAAGCAGTTGGCAATATTTATTATGCTGTTAGTCCGAGCTTCGTGATAGATTATAATGTTACAGGCGAAACTTGTAATACATATACTTATAATGGAGCGGCTGTTGCTATAACAGATGGTCCGGGAGGTAGTGATATTTCTTCTCCAAAGGTAGTTATCCCATTAACTGTAAATAATACAGGTACTATCACTAAAATTAAAGTAACACCTTCTCTTGCACATACTAATGTCAGAGATTTAGCTATTGGAATTGAGAGTCCTGCTGGTTCATCAGCTTTGATCTGGAACAGACAATGTAATAACAGATCTGGTATTACGGCTACATTTAGTGATGCTGGGAATGCAGTTGCATGTACTTCGCCAATACAGGGAGAAACATTATCTAATGAATCATTAGCTATTTTTAAGGGGCATAAAGCACAAGGAGAATGGAAACTTTTTGCTTCAGATAATAATAAAGGTAATACAGGTACAATTAACTCCTGGTCACTTGAGGTTTGTACAAGAGAAACACAAACTTTAGGGTTAAAAGACGCCTCTTTGGCTAAATTAGGAGATGATATTAAAGTATATCCTAACCCTAGTAACGGAAATTTCTTTGTTAAATCCAGAAATTTATCTGGAGAAGTTAAAGTAAATCTATTGGATGCAAGTGGCAGACTGATCTCTTCTGATGCTTATCAAAGTAATGGAGACTTCACTAAAGAATTTAATCTGAATATTCCTAAAGGAGTTTATATTATCAATATCAACTCTTCAAAAGGGGTGTATAGCCAAAAACTGATCATTAAATAA
- a CDS encoding helix-hairpin-helix domain-containing protein yields MMKRNYYQRIGLLGFLLLILFIFQEYTSKEKENFPDIHFVSEGAEAALIVDFNPNNFDEKQWEDLGFSEKQVSTILHYKKIVGGKFTSKEQLKKCYAISEEKFSEISAHILLPENNTEAGIYTVKNTDKKTISVVRKFDPDLLSVKEWIDLGFSERQAEAILKYKSYLGGSFISKEKFKDCFIISNENYHRIAPYLILPEKTPAHDKSFASKSNNLKSTLKLSPFDPNVLDSRGWQALGFSENQARTIINYRDRNLRGQFKSLDEIKKCFVISQEKFEALKPYIKIASLQSDEKKKEIPLQTTDFANIDLNRITFKQLLEFGLDEKSAGSIIGFRKKLGGFINKKQILDTYNIDIDLVQKLISICKLDSSDIIRYTLADAPEEWLKNHPYFKYSADKIIFYRVSNADDKKIWKLLKLKPEYEERMKLYLK; encoded by the coding sequence ATGATGAAAAGAAACTATTACCAAAGGATTGGACTTTTAGGTTTCCTGTTACTCATATTGTTTATCTTTCAGGAATACACCAGTAAAGAAAAAGAAAATTTTCCAGACATACATTTTGTTTCGGAAGGAGCGGAAGCAGCTCTGATTGTTGATTTTAATCCTAATAATTTCGATGAAAAACAATGGGAAGATCTGGGGTTCTCTGAAAAACAGGTATCTACCATCCTTCATTATAAAAAAATAGTGGGCGGGAAATTCACTTCCAAGGAGCAATTAAAAAAATGCTATGCTATTTCTGAAGAGAAATTTTCTGAAATCAGTGCCCATATTTTACTTCCTGAAAATAATACTGAAGCTGGAATTTATACTGTAAAAAATACAGATAAAAAAACAATTTCAGTAGTGAGAAAATTCGACCCGGATCTTCTTTCAGTAAAAGAATGGATAGATCTGGGATTCAGTGAAAGGCAGGCCGAGGCAATTTTAAAGTACAAAAGCTATTTAGGGGGCAGTTTTATAAGTAAAGAAAAATTTAAAGATTGCTTCATCATTAGTAATGAAAACTATCATCGAATAGCACCTTATCTAATTCTGCCGGAAAAAACTCCTGCACATGACAAAAGCTTTGCAAGCAAAAGCAACAATCTAAAATCGACACTAAAACTTAGTCCTTTTGATCCTAATGTTTTAGATTCGCGGGGCTGGCAAGCTCTAGGTTTTTCGGAAAACCAGGCAAGGACGATCATCAATTACCGTGACAGGAATTTAAGAGGTCAGTTTAAGAGCCTTGATGAGATTAAAAAGTGTTTTGTAATTTCTCAGGAAAAGTTTGAAGCTTTAAAGCCTTATATTAAAATTGCATCATTACAATCCGATGAGAAGAAGAAAGAAATTCCCCTCCAGACAACAGATTTTGCTAATATTGATCTGAACCGGATTACTTTTAAGCAACTTTTAGAATTCGGATTAGACGAAAAAAGTGCAGGCTCTATCATTGGTTTCAGAAAAAAACTGGGTGGATTTATCAATAAGAAACAAATTTTAGACACTTACAATATCGATATTGATCTGGTTCAAAAATTAATTTCCATCTGCAAATTAGATTCATCTGATATCATAAGATACACATTAGCTGATGCCCCTGAAGAATGGTTAAAGAATCATCCGTATTTCAAATATTCCGCAGATAAGATCATCTTCTATCGCGTGAGCAATGCTGATGATAAGAAGATATGGAAATTACTTAAACTTAAACCTGAATACGAGGAAAGGATGAAATTGTATTTGAAATGA
- a CDS encoding AraC family transcriptional regulator, translating into MSSISVLHIDLFHSGKNNPSDFYFNTMKDHLVTSHKHIEKPHRHDFYVTVLFTKGEGVHEIDFQKYDVSAGSIFFLSPGQVHSWELSDDTDGYIFFFSQEFYDMHYVNQHLRNFPFFNSTAFSRKLQLEDTDMQNMIAVCEEIQDEYLSQNLMKEQLILSLLTKIYIHSSRQFSRDYTALHSETSISYFKHYQDFENMLETHFATEKSISYYASSLNISSKHLNRITQTVVQKTATEVITERVMLEAKRMLMYLNESLVDIAFRLGYEEYSYFARVFRKSSGITPTQFIHDYKS; encoded by the coding sequence TTGAGCTCTATATCAGTCCTTCATATCGATCTTTTTCATTCCGGAAAGAATAATCCTTCGGATTTTTATTTCAATACAATGAAAGATCATCTGGTTACCAGCCATAAACATATTGAAAAACCACATCGCCATGATTTTTACGTTACTGTACTTTTTACAAAGGGAGAAGGAGTACATGAAATCGATTTTCAGAAATACGATGTTTCAGCTGGAAGTATTTTCTTTTTGTCTCCCGGACAGGTGCACAGCTGGGAGCTTTCAGATGATACAGATGGTTATATCTTTTTTTTCTCACAGGAATTTTATGATATGCACTATGTAAACCAACATCTCAGAAATTTTCCTTTTTTTAATTCAACTGCTTTTTCAAGGAAGCTTCAGCTTGAAGATACGGATATGCAAAATATGATCGCAGTCTGTGAGGAAATACAAGATGAATATCTTTCCCAGAACTTAATGAAAGAGCAACTTATTCTTTCTCTTCTTACTAAAATATATATCCATTCTTCACGACAGTTTTCCAGAGATTATACAGCTCTGCATTCTGAAACCAGTATCTCTTATTTTAAACATTATCAGGATTTCGAAAATATGCTTGAAACTCATTTTGCTACTGAAAAATCAATTTCTTATTATGCTTCCTCCCTGAATATTTCTTCAAAGCACTTAAACAGGATCACACAGACTGTTGTTCAAAAAACAGCTACAGAAGTAATTACGGAAAGAGTCATGCTTGAAGCTAAGCGTATGTTGATGTATCTTAATGAGAGTCTCGTAGATATTGCGTTCAGGTTAGGCTATGAAGAGTATTCCTATTTTGCAAGAGTGTTCCGGAAAAGTTCCGGAATAACACCCACGCAATTTATTCACGACTATAAATCTTAG